The Streptomyces sp. NBC_00224 genome has a window encoding:
- a CDS encoding ArsR/SmtB family transcription factor, whose translation MTHRAAPEHTHPDKVPLITALDALGDPVRLQLVRELAESQEWTRSCGSFDVPVRKAALSHHFSVLRAAGLVEQRDDGSKRVNRLRREEFDERFPGLLALVLRGD comes from the coding sequence ATGACCCATCGCGCGGCACCCGAACACACCCACCCCGACAAGGTCCCCCTGATCACGGCCCTGGACGCGCTCGGCGACCCGGTCCGCCTCCAGCTCGTGCGCGAGCTGGCCGAGTCGCAGGAGTGGACCCGCAGCTGCGGCTCGTTCGACGTGCCCGTACGCAAGGCGGCGCTGAGCCACCACTTCTCGGTGCTGCGCGCGGCCGGGCTGGTCGAGCAGCGCGACGACGGGTCCAAGCGGGTCAACCGCCTGCGCCGCGAGGAGTTCGACGAGCGCTTCCCGGGGCTGCTCGCACTGGTCCTGCGCGGCGACTGA
- a CDS encoding zinc-binding alcohol dehydrogenase family protein — MRAIQVSELGGPEVLRLVEAEVPRPGPGEVAVDVAYAGVNFAEVKARSEGYRVRSLPFVPGLEVSGRVRELGAGVEGLAVGQEVAAMAEGGGYADVAVVAAAAVLPVPRGVDLRTAATLPTVLPTAHALVHEVGRLQPGESVLVQGAAGGVGTVVGQIARLAGAGAVYGVVSSEAKAAYAREHGYDDAFLTGTFAQDVRRATGGRGVDLVLDPVGGETLRQGLDALALFGRLVSYGNAGGEEPWRVGQPELYPGARSVAGFSILGLAATAPEALRDLAGRAFALAADGRVELPVTAEFPLEQAPEAHRLMEGRTSTGKLLLRVSG, encoded by the coding sequence ATGCGTGCGATTCAGGTCAGCGAGCTGGGCGGTCCGGAAGTACTGCGGCTGGTGGAGGCGGAGGTGCCTCGGCCCGGTCCCGGTGAGGTCGCCGTCGACGTCGCCTACGCCGGGGTCAACTTCGCCGAGGTGAAGGCCCGTTCGGAGGGCTACCGGGTGCGGTCCCTGCCGTTCGTGCCGGGCCTTGAGGTCTCCGGGCGCGTACGGGAGCTCGGCGCGGGCGTCGAAGGGCTCGCGGTCGGGCAGGAGGTCGCGGCGATGGCCGAGGGCGGCGGCTACGCGGACGTCGCCGTCGTCGCGGCCGCCGCCGTCCTCCCGGTGCCACGGGGCGTCGACCTGCGCACCGCCGCCACGCTCCCCACGGTCCTGCCCACCGCGCACGCCCTCGTCCACGAGGTGGGGCGGCTGCAGCCCGGCGAGAGCGTCCTGGTCCAGGGCGCGGCGGGCGGCGTCGGCACGGTCGTGGGGCAGATCGCCCGGCTCGCGGGCGCGGGCGCCGTCTACGGCGTGGTGTCCAGCGAGGCCAAGGCCGCCTACGCACGCGAGCACGGGTACGACGACGCGTTCCTCACCGGCACCTTCGCCCAGGACGTGCGCCGGGCGACCGGCGGCCGGGGCGTGGACCTCGTCCTGGACCCGGTCGGCGGCGAGACGCTGCGTCAGGGGCTGGACGCGCTGGCCCTGTTCGGGCGGCTCGTCTCGTACGGGAACGCGGGCGGCGAGGAGCCGTGGCGCGTCGGGCAGCCCGAGCTCTACCCGGGCGCCCGCTCGGTCGCGGGCTTCTCGATCCTGGGCCTGGCGGCGACCGCGCCGGAGGCGCTGCGGGACCTGGCGGGCCGGGCGTTCGCCCTCGCGGCGGACGGCCGGGTCGAGCTGCCGGTCACCGCCGAGTTCCCCCTGGAGCAGGCGCCGGAGGCCCACCGTCTGATGGAGGGCCGCACGTCGACGGGGAAGTTGTTGTTGAGGGTGAGCGGCTGA
- a CDS encoding DUF5937 family protein, translating into MSVCVDITGLPQERIVFGPSPLAELGAALHALSEPAHHARLHGWTTTTAAGLKPELADRLHEADFLWRSTRSDILLPPRPRATLAEELDDLDRMDDEKYVAAALEISCASLYNAGAPSPLVDARMRDRALDLAAARGPRQAAFVKRMLLDPPGARAWIRRLFEDCDAAFFGETWQRVRVQLAADARHKTELLKHKGLAEAVAAVSPAVALEQDERGSRIVVDKLTHGRTSAAGSGLTFIPTAFGWPHLFALHAPGWQPVIQYPVPTGELGGAAPVDVVKARLEAVAHPMRMRLCRSLARGAYTTSELADAYGISAPEVSRHLSVLKKAGLLTTQRRGRYVLHQLDVAVVARLGSDFLEGVLR; encoded by the coding sequence ATGAGCGTGTGCGTCGACATCACGGGTTTGCCGCAGGAGCGGATCGTCTTCGGACCCTCTCCGCTGGCCGAGCTGGGCGCCGCCCTGCACGCGCTCTCCGAGCCCGCGCACCACGCCCGGCTGCACGGCTGGACCACCACCACGGCGGCCGGGCTCAAGCCGGAGCTGGCCGACCGGCTGCACGAGGCGGACTTCCTGTGGCGGTCCACCCGCTCGGACATCCTGCTGCCGCCGCGGCCCCGCGCGACGCTGGCCGAGGAGCTGGACGACCTCGACCGCATGGACGACGAGAAGTACGTGGCGGCGGCGCTGGAGATCTCCTGCGCGAGCCTCTACAACGCGGGGGCGCCGTCCCCGCTGGTCGACGCGCGGATGCGGGACCGCGCCCTGGACCTCGCCGCCGCGCGCGGCCCGCGCCAGGCCGCCTTCGTGAAGCGGATGCTGCTGGACCCGCCGGGGGCGCGCGCGTGGATACGCAGGCTGTTCGAGGACTGCGACGCCGCGTTCTTCGGGGAGACCTGGCAGCGCGTCCGGGTCCAACTGGCCGCCGACGCCCGGCACAAGACGGAGCTCCTGAAGCACAAGGGCCTGGCGGAGGCGGTCGCGGCGGTCTCCCCCGCCGTCGCCCTCGAACAGGACGAGCGGGGCAGCCGCATCGTCGTGGACAAGCTGACCCACGGGCGTACGAGCGCGGCGGGCAGCGGCCTGACGTTCATCCCCACCGCGTTCGGCTGGCCGCACCTGTTCGCGCTGCACGCGCCGGGCTGGCAGCCGGTCATCCAGTACCCGGTCCCGACGGGCGAGTTGGGCGGCGCCGCGCCCGTCGACGTGGTGAAGGCACGCCTTGAGGCGGTCGCGCACCCGATGCGGATGCGGCTGTGCCGCAGCCTCGCGCGGGGCGCGTACACGACGAGCGAGCTGGCCGACGCGTACGGGATTTCCGCGCCGGAGGTGTCTCGCCATCTTTCTGTGCTGAAGAAGGCGGGTCTGCTTACTACGCAGCGGCGTGGGCGGTATGTGCTGCATCAGCTGGATGTGGCGGTGGTCGCCCGGCTGGGCAGCGACTTCTTGGAGGGGGTGCTGCGGTAG